A DNA window from Brassica napus cultivar Da-Ae chromosome A4, Da-Ae, whole genome shotgun sequence contains the following coding sequences:
- the LOC106390269 gene encoding DUF724 domain-containing protein 7-like isoform X1, producing the protein MLSSTGRKEKLSASKGSEIEVSSNESNGNVWYRAILEENLAVSKRKKLSVRHLNPLSTQEEDHSPPLITTAVHRLIRPLPPPDPSSPEEADFEEGDMVDAAHRGGWWSGWVVKLLPGHRFLVYLKFEPDVIEVGRKELRTHMVWNDDEWFRCEKRHLMKSEYSAGENVEVRTQVEDFGDIWVSAIAIMENEDGTLLLVKHKSLSGGEEDEWTKRNVPYSEVRPPPPPFDLRPFGLMERVDALLGSGWCPSVVSMVLTGDRYTLLVGTNKEGKDFVQSQLRPSMEWKGGAWLTKEKVSDGKESRQHAAEVATRIRVKVKLRSTRSSRCLPPPDVAEAGKESVTLLPQTPAKLVASKRANAVVDGGNTLVSKQPEIAPETKEYHSSVVLGVAAVQLTKTQGKTTPRKKQTVMKNQKGSSADEAKTPEESSNRESVNKRKRGRQPRKFVSTEPNQKQKTGVAANGTADMTDDDDQPLASWIHGGNSSSGQSAPRAAPPDPSVVEKHVVETPKAKDSTMVLPFAKKSPCWQVLESMEIFKAVPQRPHFSPLLQCEEESREGDAIGAMVNFTGLLEKLSNIQVDSSVSAINRIKESFLKLEKHGFDITAPLSRIEKLLSIKENQTWALEELQAAEREITENGNKRRKCEEDIELVSKKIVELQKQEALLKEAKVTMDKDIASMHTYAAVLDQKVQNVEEEFQATVSLPW; encoded by the exons ATGCTGTCATCCACGGGGAGAAAGGAGAAGCTCTCCGCTTCGAAAGGCTCCGAGATTGAAGTCTCTTCCAACGAGTCTAACGGCAATGTATGGTACCGCGCCATCCTGGAAGAGAATCTCGCTGTCTCCAAGCGCAAGAAGCTCTCCGTTCGCCACTTAAACCCTCTCTCCACCCAAGAAGAAGACCACTCTCCTCCGCTTATCACAACCGCTGTCCACCGCCTGATCCGCCCCCTTCCCCCGCCGGATCCGTCCTCCCCTGAAGAAGCCGATTTCGAGGAAGGCGACATGGTTGACGCTGCTCACAGAGGTGGCTGGTGGTCTGGCTGGGTGGTTAAGCTCTTGCCTGGTCACCGTTTCTTGGTGTACCTCAAGTTCGAGCCTGACGTCATCGAGGTTGGACGGAAGGAGCTCAGGACGCATATGGTTTGGAATGATGATGAGTGGTTTCGTTGCGAGAAACGA CATTTGATGAAGTCGGAGTATAGCGCCGGAGAGAATGTAGAAGTGAGGACTCAGGTTGAGGATTTTGGTGATATTTGGGTTTCGGCTATAGCCATCATGGAGAATGAAGATGGGACGTTGCTGTTGGTGAAGCACAAGAGTTTGAGcggtggagaagaagatgagtGGACCAAGAGAAACGTTCCTTACTCTGAAGTCAGGCCTCCACCACCGCCTTTTGATTTAAGACCTTTTGGGTTGATGGAACGTGTGGATGCTCTGCTCGGGTCTGGATGGTGTCCGAGTGTAGTAAGCATGGTTCTTACTGGGGATAGATACACTCTCCTTGTGGGAACAAACAAGGAGGGTAAAGACTTTGTACAGTCGCAGCTAAGACCGTCTATGGAGTGGAAAGGTGGAGCTTGGCTAACTAAAGAAAAG GTTTCGGATGGGAAGGAGAGTCGTCAGCATGCAGCTGAGGTAGCAACCCGCATAAGGGTAAAAGTAAAACTGAGGTCGACACGATCTTCTAGGTGTCTTCCTCCTCCTGATGTTGCAGAAGCTGGTAAAGAGTCTGTAACACTGCTCCCCCAAACTCCAGCT AAGTTAGTAGCAAGTAAAAGAGCTAATGCTGTGGTGGATGGTGGTAACACACTAGTCTCAAAGCAACCAGAGATAGCACCAGAAA caaAAGAGTATCACTCATCGGTAGTCCTGGGTGTAGCTGCAGTCCAGCTGACGAAAACACAAGGGAAAACAACTCCGAGGAAGAAACAAACTGTGATGAAGAATCAAAAGGGATCTTCTGCTGATGAAGCCAAG ACACCTGAGGAGTCTAGTAACAGAGAGAGCGTTAATAAGAGGAAGAGAGGACGTCAGCCACGCAAGTTCGTAAGCACAGAGCCTAATCAAAAGCAGAAGACAG GTGTGGCGGCTAATGGTACTGCTGATATGACTGATGACGATGATCAGCCTCTTGCTTCATGGATCCACGGTGGAAACTCATCATCAG GGCAATCAGCTCCTCGGGCGGCTCCTCCTGATCCTTCTGTAGTGGAAAAGCATGTCGTGGAAACTCCTAAAGCGAAAGATTCAACAATGGTTCTGCCATTTGCGAAAAAGTCACCGTGTTGGCAAGTCCTCGAATCAATGGAGATCTTCAAAGCTGTGCCGCAGCGTCCACACTTCAGCCCGCTCCTCCAATGCGAGGAAGAGTCTCGTGAAGGAGATGCTATTGGTGCAATGGTGAACTTCACCGGTCTGTTGGAGAAACTCAGCAACATACAAGTGGACAGTTCAGTGAGCGCGATAAACAGGATCAAAGAGTCCTTTCTCAAGCTGGAGAAGCACGGGTTCGATATCACAGCTCCTCTATCTCGGATCGAGAAGCTACTGTCTATTAAAGAGAACCAGACGTGGGCGTTGGAAGAGTTGCAAGCTGCTGAGAGAGAGATCACAGAGAATGGTAACAAGAGAAGGAAGTGTGAAGAAGATATTGAACTAGTGTCCAAGAAGATTGTTGAGTTGCAGAAGCAAGAAGCGTTGTTGAAGGAAGCGAAAGTGACAATGGACAAGGATATAGCTAGCATGCATACCTACGCAGCTGTTCTTGACCAGAAGGTTCAGAATGTGGAGGAGGAGTTTCAAGCAACTGTGAGCCTCCCATGGTag
- the LOC106390269 gene encoding DUF724 domain-containing protein 7-like isoform X3, which translates to MLSSTGRKEKLSASKGSEIEVSSNESNGNVWYRAILEENLAVSKRKKLSVRHLNPLSTQEEDHSPPLITTAVHRLIRPLPPPDPSSPEEADFEEGDMVDAAHRGGWWSGWVVKLLPGHRFLVYLKFEPDVIEVGRKELRTHMVWNDDEWFRCEKRHLMKSEYSAGENVEVRTQVEDFGDIWVSAIAIMENEDGTLLLVKHKSLSGGEEDEWTKRNVPYSEVRPPPPPFDLRPFGLMERVDALLGSGWCPSVVSMVLTGDRYTLLVGTNKEGKDFVQSQLRPSMEWKGGAWLTKEKVSDGKESRQHAAEVATRIRVKVKLRSTRSSRCLPPPDVAEAGKESVTLLPQTPAKLVASKRANAVVDGGNTLVSKQPEIAPETAVQLTKTQGKTTPRKKQTVMKNQKGSSADEAKTPEESSNRESVNKRKRGRQPRKFVSTEPNQKQKTGVAANGTADMTDDDDQPLASWIHGGNSSSGQSAPRAAPPDPSVVEKHVVETPKAKDSTMVLPFAKKSPCWQVLESMEIFKAVPQRPHFSPLLQCEEESREGDAIGAMVNFTGLLEKLSNIQVDSSVSAINRIKESFLKLEKHGFDITAPLSRIEKLLSIKENQTWALEELQAAEREITENGNKRRKCEEDIELVSKKIVELQKQEALLKEAKVTMDKDIASMHTYAAVLDQKVQNVEEEFQATVSLPW; encoded by the exons ATGCTGTCATCCACGGGGAGAAAGGAGAAGCTCTCCGCTTCGAAAGGCTCCGAGATTGAAGTCTCTTCCAACGAGTCTAACGGCAATGTATGGTACCGCGCCATCCTGGAAGAGAATCTCGCTGTCTCCAAGCGCAAGAAGCTCTCCGTTCGCCACTTAAACCCTCTCTCCACCCAAGAAGAAGACCACTCTCCTCCGCTTATCACAACCGCTGTCCACCGCCTGATCCGCCCCCTTCCCCCGCCGGATCCGTCCTCCCCTGAAGAAGCCGATTTCGAGGAAGGCGACATGGTTGACGCTGCTCACAGAGGTGGCTGGTGGTCTGGCTGGGTGGTTAAGCTCTTGCCTGGTCACCGTTTCTTGGTGTACCTCAAGTTCGAGCCTGACGTCATCGAGGTTGGACGGAAGGAGCTCAGGACGCATATGGTTTGGAATGATGATGAGTGGTTTCGTTGCGAGAAACGA CATTTGATGAAGTCGGAGTATAGCGCCGGAGAGAATGTAGAAGTGAGGACTCAGGTTGAGGATTTTGGTGATATTTGGGTTTCGGCTATAGCCATCATGGAGAATGAAGATGGGACGTTGCTGTTGGTGAAGCACAAGAGTTTGAGcggtggagaagaagatgagtGGACCAAGAGAAACGTTCCTTACTCTGAAGTCAGGCCTCCACCACCGCCTTTTGATTTAAGACCTTTTGGGTTGATGGAACGTGTGGATGCTCTGCTCGGGTCTGGATGGTGTCCGAGTGTAGTAAGCATGGTTCTTACTGGGGATAGATACACTCTCCTTGTGGGAACAAACAAGGAGGGTAAAGACTTTGTACAGTCGCAGCTAAGACCGTCTATGGAGTGGAAAGGTGGAGCTTGGCTAACTAAAGAAAAG GTTTCGGATGGGAAGGAGAGTCGTCAGCATGCAGCTGAGGTAGCAACCCGCATAAGGGTAAAAGTAAAACTGAGGTCGACACGATCTTCTAGGTGTCTTCCTCCTCCTGATGTTGCAGAAGCTGGTAAAGAGTCTGTAACACTGCTCCCCCAAACTCCAGCT AAGTTAGTAGCAAGTAAAAGAGCTAATGCTGTGGTGGATGGTGGTAACACACTAGTCTCAAAGCAACCAGAGATAGCACCAGAAA CTGCAGTCCAGCTGACGAAAACACAAGGGAAAACAACTCCGAGGAAGAAACAAACTGTGATGAAGAATCAAAAGGGATCTTCTGCTGATGAAGCCAAG ACACCTGAGGAGTCTAGTAACAGAGAGAGCGTTAATAAGAGGAAGAGAGGACGTCAGCCACGCAAGTTCGTAAGCACAGAGCCTAATCAAAAGCAGAAGACAG GTGTGGCGGCTAATGGTACTGCTGATATGACTGATGACGATGATCAGCCTCTTGCTTCATGGATCCACGGTGGAAACTCATCATCAG GGCAATCAGCTCCTCGGGCGGCTCCTCCTGATCCTTCTGTAGTGGAAAAGCATGTCGTGGAAACTCCTAAAGCGAAAGATTCAACAATGGTTCTGCCATTTGCGAAAAAGTCACCGTGTTGGCAAGTCCTCGAATCAATGGAGATCTTCAAAGCTGTGCCGCAGCGTCCACACTTCAGCCCGCTCCTCCAATGCGAGGAAGAGTCTCGTGAAGGAGATGCTATTGGTGCAATGGTGAACTTCACCGGTCTGTTGGAGAAACTCAGCAACATACAAGTGGACAGTTCAGTGAGCGCGATAAACAGGATCAAAGAGTCCTTTCTCAAGCTGGAGAAGCACGGGTTCGATATCACAGCTCCTCTATCTCGGATCGAGAAGCTACTGTCTATTAAAGAGAACCAGACGTGGGCGTTGGAAGAGTTGCAAGCTGCTGAGAGAGAGATCACAGAGAATGGTAACAAGAGAAGGAAGTGTGAAGAAGATATTGAACTAGTGTCCAAGAAGATTGTTGAGTTGCAGAAGCAAGAAGCGTTGTTGAAGGAAGCGAAAGTGACAATGGACAAGGATATAGCTAGCATGCATACCTACGCAGCTGTTCTTGACCAGAAGGTTCAGAATGTGGAGGAGGAGTTTCAAGCAACTGTGAGCCTCCCATGGTag
- the LOC106390269 gene encoding DUF724 domain-containing protein 7-like isoform X6, whose translation MLSSTGRKEKLSASKGSEIEVSSNESNGNVWYRAILEENLAVSKRKKLSVRHLNPLSTQEEDHSPPLITTAVHRLIRPLPPPDPSSPEEADFEEGDMVDAAHRGGWWSGWVVKLLPGHRFLVYLKFEPDVIEVGRKELRTHMVWNDDEWFRCEKRHLMKSEYSAGENVEVRTQVEDFGDIWVSAIAIMENEDGTLLLVKHKSLSGGEEDEWTKRNVPYSEVRPPPPPFDLRPFGLMERVDALLGSGWCPSVVSMVLTGDRYTLLVGTNKEGKDFVQSQLRPSMEWKGGAWLTKEKVSDGKESRQHAAEVATRIRVKVKLRSTRSSRCLPPPDVAEAGKESVTLLPQTPALVASKRANAVVDGGNTLVSKQPEIAPEIQLTKTQGKTTPRKKQTVMKNQKGSSADEAKTPEESSNRESVNKRKRGRQPRKFVSTEPNQKQKTGVAANGTADMTDDDDQPLASWIHGGNSSSGQSAPRAAPPDPSVVEKHVVETPKAKDSTMVLPFAKKSPCWQVLESMEIFKAVPQRPHFSPLLQCEEESREGDAIGAMVNFTGLLEKLSNIQVDSSVSAINRIKESFLKLEKHGFDITAPLSRIEKLLSIKENQTWALEELQAAEREITENGNKRRKCEEDIELVSKKIVELQKQEALLKEAKVTMDKDIASMHTYAAVLDQKVQNVEEEFQATVSLPW comes from the exons ATGCTGTCATCCACGGGGAGAAAGGAGAAGCTCTCCGCTTCGAAAGGCTCCGAGATTGAAGTCTCTTCCAACGAGTCTAACGGCAATGTATGGTACCGCGCCATCCTGGAAGAGAATCTCGCTGTCTCCAAGCGCAAGAAGCTCTCCGTTCGCCACTTAAACCCTCTCTCCACCCAAGAAGAAGACCACTCTCCTCCGCTTATCACAACCGCTGTCCACCGCCTGATCCGCCCCCTTCCCCCGCCGGATCCGTCCTCCCCTGAAGAAGCCGATTTCGAGGAAGGCGACATGGTTGACGCTGCTCACAGAGGTGGCTGGTGGTCTGGCTGGGTGGTTAAGCTCTTGCCTGGTCACCGTTTCTTGGTGTACCTCAAGTTCGAGCCTGACGTCATCGAGGTTGGACGGAAGGAGCTCAGGACGCATATGGTTTGGAATGATGATGAGTGGTTTCGTTGCGAGAAACGA CATTTGATGAAGTCGGAGTATAGCGCCGGAGAGAATGTAGAAGTGAGGACTCAGGTTGAGGATTTTGGTGATATTTGGGTTTCGGCTATAGCCATCATGGAGAATGAAGATGGGACGTTGCTGTTGGTGAAGCACAAGAGTTTGAGcggtggagaagaagatgagtGGACCAAGAGAAACGTTCCTTACTCTGAAGTCAGGCCTCCACCACCGCCTTTTGATTTAAGACCTTTTGGGTTGATGGAACGTGTGGATGCTCTGCTCGGGTCTGGATGGTGTCCGAGTGTAGTAAGCATGGTTCTTACTGGGGATAGATACACTCTCCTTGTGGGAACAAACAAGGAGGGTAAAGACTTTGTACAGTCGCAGCTAAGACCGTCTATGGAGTGGAAAGGTGGAGCTTGGCTAACTAAAGAAAAG GTTTCGGATGGGAAGGAGAGTCGTCAGCATGCAGCTGAGGTAGCAACCCGCATAAGGGTAAAAGTAAAACTGAGGTCGACACGATCTTCTAGGTGTCTTCCTCCTCCTGATGTTGCAGAAGCTGGTAAAGAGTCTGTAACACTGCTCCCCCAAACTCCAGCT TTAGTAGCAAGTAAAAGAGCTAATGCTGTGGTGGATGGTGGTAACACACTAGTCTCAAAGCAACCAGAGATAGCACCAGAAA TCCAGCTGACGAAAACACAAGGGAAAACAACTCCGAGGAAGAAACAAACTGTGATGAAGAATCAAAAGGGATCTTCTGCTGATGAAGCCAAG ACACCTGAGGAGTCTAGTAACAGAGAGAGCGTTAATAAGAGGAAGAGAGGACGTCAGCCACGCAAGTTCGTAAGCACAGAGCCTAATCAAAAGCAGAAGACAG GTGTGGCGGCTAATGGTACTGCTGATATGACTGATGACGATGATCAGCCTCTTGCTTCATGGATCCACGGTGGAAACTCATCATCAG GGCAATCAGCTCCTCGGGCGGCTCCTCCTGATCCTTCTGTAGTGGAAAAGCATGTCGTGGAAACTCCTAAAGCGAAAGATTCAACAATGGTTCTGCCATTTGCGAAAAAGTCACCGTGTTGGCAAGTCCTCGAATCAATGGAGATCTTCAAAGCTGTGCCGCAGCGTCCACACTTCAGCCCGCTCCTCCAATGCGAGGAAGAGTCTCGTGAAGGAGATGCTATTGGTGCAATGGTGAACTTCACCGGTCTGTTGGAGAAACTCAGCAACATACAAGTGGACAGTTCAGTGAGCGCGATAAACAGGATCAAAGAGTCCTTTCTCAAGCTGGAGAAGCACGGGTTCGATATCACAGCTCCTCTATCTCGGATCGAGAAGCTACTGTCTATTAAAGAGAACCAGACGTGGGCGTTGGAAGAGTTGCAAGCTGCTGAGAGAGAGATCACAGAGAATGGTAACAAGAGAAGGAAGTGTGAAGAAGATATTGAACTAGTGTCCAAGAAGATTGTTGAGTTGCAGAAGCAAGAAGCGTTGTTGAAGGAAGCGAAAGTGACAATGGACAAGGATATAGCTAGCATGCATACCTACGCAGCTGTTCTTGACCAGAAGGTTCAGAATGTGGAGGAGGAGTTTCAAGCAACTGTGAGCCTCCCATGGTag
- the LOC106390269 gene encoding DUF724 domain-containing protein 7-like isoform X5, with the protein MLSSTGRKEKLSASKGSEIEVSSNESNGNVWYRAILEENLAVSKRKKLSVRHLNPLSTQEEDHSPPLITTAVHRLIRPLPPPDPSSPEEADFEEGDMVDAAHRGGWWSGWVVKLLPGHRFLVYLKFEPDVIEVGRKELRTHMVWNDDEWFRCEKRHLMKSEYSAGENVEVRTQVEDFGDIWVSAIAIMENEDGTLLLVKHKSLSGGEEDEWTKRNVPYSEVRPPPPPFDLRPFGLMERVDALLGSGWCPSVVSMVLTGDRYTLLVGTNKEGKDFVQSQLRPSMEWKGGAWLTKEKVSDGKESRQHAAEVATRIRVKVKLRSTRSSRCLPPPDVAEAGKESVTLLPQTPAKLVASKRANAVVDGGNTLVSKQPEIAPEIQLTKTQGKTTPRKKQTVMKNQKGSSADEAKTPEESSNRESVNKRKRGRQPRKFVSTEPNQKQKTGVAANGTADMTDDDDQPLASWIHGGNSSSGQSAPRAAPPDPSVVEKHVVETPKAKDSTMVLPFAKKSPCWQVLESMEIFKAVPQRPHFSPLLQCEEESREGDAIGAMVNFTGLLEKLSNIQVDSSVSAINRIKESFLKLEKHGFDITAPLSRIEKLLSIKENQTWALEELQAAEREITENGNKRRKCEEDIELVSKKIVELQKQEALLKEAKVTMDKDIASMHTYAAVLDQKVQNVEEEFQATVSLPW; encoded by the exons ATGCTGTCATCCACGGGGAGAAAGGAGAAGCTCTCCGCTTCGAAAGGCTCCGAGATTGAAGTCTCTTCCAACGAGTCTAACGGCAATGTATGGTACCGCGCCATCCTGGAAGAGAATCTCGCTGTCTCCAAGCGCAAGAAGCTCTCCGTTCGCCACTTAAACCCTCTCTCCACCCAAGAAGAAGACCACTCTCCTCCGCTTATCACAACCGCTGTCCACCGCCTGATCCGCCCCCTTCCCCCGCCGGATCCGTCCTCCCCTGAAGAAGCCGATTTCGAGGAAGGCGACATGGTTGACGCTGCTCACAGAGGTGGCTGGTGGTCTGGCTGGGTGGTTAAGCTCTTGCCTGGTCACCGTTTCTTGGTGTACCTCAAGTTCGAGCCTGACGTCATCGAGGTTGGACGGAAGGAGCTCAGGACGCATATGGTTTGGAATGATGATGAGTGGTTTCGTTGCGAGAAACGA CATTTGATGAAGTCGGAGTATAGCGCCGGAGAGAATGTAGAAGTGAGGACTCAGGTTGAGGATTTTGGTGATATTTGGGTTTCGGCTATAGCCATCATGGAGAATGAAGATGGGACGTTGCTGTTGGTGAAGCACAAGAGTTTGAGcggtggagaagaagatgagtGGACCAAGAGAAACGTTCCTTACTCTGAAGTCAGGCCTCCACCACCGCCTTTTGATTTAAGACCTTTTGGGTTGATGGAACGTGTGGATGCTCTGCTCGGGTCTGGATGGTGTCCGAGTGTAGTAAGCATGGTTCTTACTGGGGATAGATACACTCTCCTTGTGGGAACAAACAAGGAGGGTAAAGACTTTGTACAGTCGCAGCTAAGACCGTCTATGGAGTGGAAAGGTGGAGCTTGGCTAACTAAAGAAAAG GTTTCGGATGGGAAGGAGAGTCGTCAGCATGCAGCTGAGGTAGCAACCCGCATAAGGGTAAAAGTAAAACTGAGGTCGACACGATCTTCTAGGTGTCTTCCTCCTCCTGATGTTGCAGAAGCTGGTAAAGAGTCTGTAACACTGCTCCCCCAAACTCCAGCT AAGTTAGTAGCAAGTAAAAGAGCTAATGCTGTGGTGGATGGTGGTAACACACTAGTCTCAAAGCAACCAGAGATAGCACCAGAAA TCCAGCTGACGAAAACACAAGGGAAAACAACTCCGAGGAAGAAACAAACTGTGATGAAGAATCAAAAGGGATCTTCTGCTGATGAAGCCAAG ACACCTGAGGAGTCTAGTAACAGAGAGAGCGTTAATAAGAGGAAGAGAGGACGTCAGCCACGCAAGTTCGTAAGCACAGAGCCTAATCAAAAGCAGAAGACAG GTGTGGCGGCTAATGGTACTGCTGATATGACTGATGACGATGATCAGCCTCTTGCTTCATGGATCCACGGTGGAAACTCATCATCAG GGCAATCAGCTCCTCGGGCGGCTCCTCCTGATCCTTCTGTAGTGGAAAAGCATGTCGTGGAAACTCCTAAAGCGAAAGATTCAACAATGGTTCTGCCATTTGCGAAAAAGTCACCGTGTTGGCAAGTCCTCGAATCAATGGAGATCTTCAAAGCTGTGCCGCAGCGTCCACACTTCAGCCCGCTCCTCCAATGCGAGGAAGAGTCTCGTGAAGGAGATGCTATTGGTGCAATGGTGAACTTCACCGGTCTGTTGGAGAAACTCAGCAACATACAAGTGGACAGTTCAGTGAGCGCGATAAACAGGATCAAAGAGTCCTTTCTCAAGCTGGAGAAGCACGGGTTCGATATCACAGCTCCTCTATCTCGGATCGAGAAGCTACTGTCTATTAAAGAGAACCAGACGTGGGCGTTGGAAGAGTTGCAAGCTGCTGAGAGAGAGATCACAGAGAATGGTAACAAGAGAAGGAAGTGTGAAGAAGATATTGAACTAGTGTCCAAGAAGATTGTTGAGTTGCAGAAGCAAGAAGCGTTGTTGAAGGAAGCGAAAGTGACAATGGACAAGGATATAGCTAGCATGCATACCTACGCAGCTGTTCTTGACCAGAAGGTTCAGAATGTGGAGGAGGAGTTTCAAGCAACTGTGAGCCTCCCATGGTag
- the LOC106390269 gene encoding DUF724 domain-containing protein 7-like isoform X4, with product MLSSTGRKEKLSASKGSEIEVSSNESNGNVWYRAILEENLAVSKRKKLSVRHLNPLSTQEEDHSPPLITTAVHRLIRPLPPPDPSSPEEADFEEGDMVDAAHRGGWWSGWVVKLLPGHRFLVYLKFEPDVIEVGRKELRTHMVWNDDEWFRCEKRHLMKSEYSAGENVEVRTQVEDFGDIWVSAIAIMENEDGTLLLVKHKSLSGGEEDEWTKRNVPYSEVRPPPPPFDLRPFGLMERVDALLGSGWCPSVVSMVLTGDRYTLLVGTNKEGKDFVQSQLRPSMEWKGGAWLTKEKVSDGKESRQHAAEVATRIRVKVKLRSTRSSRCLPPPDVAEAGKESVTLLPQTPALVASKRANAVVDGGNTLVSKQPEIAPETAVQLTKTQGKTTPRKKQTVMKNQKGSSADEAKTPEESSNRESVNKRKRGRQPRKFVSTEPNQKQKTGVAANGTADMTDDDDQPLASWIHGGNSSSGQSAPRAAPPDPSVVEKHVVETPKAKDSTMVLPFAKKSPCWQVLESMEIFKAVPQRPHFSPLLQCEEESREGDAIGAMVNFTGLLEKLSNIQVDSSVSAINRIKESFLKLEKHGFDITAPLSRIEKLLSIKENQTWALEELQAAEREITENGNKRRKCEEDIELVSKKIVELQKQEALLKEAKVTMDKDIASMHTYAAVLDQKVQNVEEEFQATVSLPW from the exons ATGCTGTCATCCACGGGGAGAAAGGAGAAGCTCTCCGCTTCGAAAGGCTCCGAGATTGAAGTCTCTTCCAACGAGTCTAACGGCAATGTATGGTACCGCGCCATCCTGGAAGAGAATCTCGCTGTCTCCAAGCGCAAGAAGCTCTCCGTTCGCCACTTAAACCCTCTCTCCACCCAAGAAGAAGACCACTCTCCTCCGCTTATCACAACCGCTGTCCACCGCCTGATCCGCCCCCTTCCCCCGCCGGATCCGTCCTCCCCTGAAGAAGCCGATTTCGAGGAAGGCGACATGGTTGACGCTGCTCACAGAGGTGGCTGGTGGTCTGGCTGGGTGGTTAAGCTCTTGCCTGGTCACCGTTTCTTGGTGTACCTCAAGTTCGAGCCTGACGTCATCGAGGTTGGACGGAAGGAGCTCAGGACGCATATGGTTTGGAATGATGATGAGTGGTTTCGTTGCGAGAAACGA CATTTGATGAAGTCGGAGTATAGCGCCGGAGAGAATGTAGAAGTGAGGACTCAGGTTGAGGATTTTGGTGATATTTGGGTTTCGGCTATAGCCATCATGGAGAATGAAGATGGGACGTTGCTGTTGGTGAAGCACAAGAGTTTGAGcggtggagaagaagatgagtGGACCAAGAGAAACGTTCCTTACTCTGAAGTCAGGCCTCCACCACCGCCTTTTGATTTAAGACCTTTTGGGTTGATGGAACGTGTGGATGCTCTGCTCGGGTCTGGATGGTGTCCGAGTGTAGTAAGCATGGTTCTTACTGGGGATAGATACACTCTCCTTGTGGGAACAAACAAGGAGGGTAAAGACTTTGTACAGTCGCAGCTAAGACCGTCTATGGAGTGGAAAGGTGGAGCTTGGCTAACTAAAGAAAAG GTTTCGGATGGGAAGGAGAGTCGTCAGCATGCAGCTGAGGTAGCAACCCGCATAAGGGTAAAAGTAAAACTGAGGTCGACACGATCTTCTAGGTGTCTTCCTCCTCCTGATGTTGCAGAAGCTGGTAAAGAGTCTGTAACACTGCTCCCCCAAACTCCAGCT TTAGTAGCAAGTAAAAGAGCTAATGCTGTGGTGGATGGTGGTAACACACTAGTCTCAAAGCAACCAGAGATAGCACCAGAAA CTGCAGTCCAGCTGACGAAAACACAAGGGAAAACAACTCCGAGGAAGAAACAAACTGTGATGAAGAATCAAAAGGGATCTTCTGCTGATGAAGCCAAG ACACCTGAGGAGTCTAGTAACAGAGAGAGCGTTAATAAGAGGAAGAGAGGACGTCAGCCACGCAAGTTCGTAAGCACAGAGCCTAATCAAAAGCAGAAGACAG GTGTGGCGGCTAATGGTACTGCTGATATGACTGATGACGATGATCAGCCTCTTGCTTCATGGATCCACGGTGGAAACTCATCATCAG GGCAATCAGCTCCTCGGGCGGCTCCTCCTGATCCTTCTGTAGTGGAAAAGCATGTCGTGGAAACTCCTAAAGCGAAAGATTCAACAATGGTTCTGCCATTTGCGAAAAAGTCACCGTGTTGGCAAGTCCTCGAATCAATGGAGATCTTCAAAGCTGTGCCGCAGCGTCCACACTTCAGCCCGCTCCTCCAATGCGAGGAAGAGTCTCGTGAAGGAGATGCTATTGGTGCAATGGTGAACTTCACCGGTCTGTTGGAGAAACTCAGCAACATACAAGTGGACAGTTCAGTGAGCGCGATAAACAGGATCAAAGAGTCCTTTCTCAAGCTGGAGAAGCACGGGTTCGATATCACAGCTCCTCTATCTCGGATCGAGAAGCTACTGTCTATTAAAGAGAACCAGACGTGGGCGTTGGAAGAGTTGCAAGCTGCTGAGAGAGAGATCACAGAGAATGGTAACAAGAGAAGGAAGTGTGAAGAAGATATTGAACTAGTGTCCAAGAAGATTGTTGAGTTGCAGAAGCAAGAAGCGTTGTTGAAGGAAGCGAAAGTGACAATGGACAAGGATATAGCTAGCATGCATACCTACGCAGCTGTTCTTGACCAGAAGGTTCAGAATGTGGAGGAGGAGTTTCAAGCAACTGTGAGCCTCCCATGGTag